A stretch of the Vitis vinifera cultivar Pinot Noir 40024 chromosome 16, ASM3070453v1 genome encodes the following:
- the LOC104882213 gene encoding WRKY transcription factor 22: protein MANDWDLFAIVRSCSAAKYPKRAGNDGNEEVEKSLFNFDGLFTSGNYEDDVRSKGDDPFDELQNVYRPFYRKAQPDGVSISVAVAEDSAGGGSENKHQRAECQSHQEKPELPQRQQQGGNTEKNGVGSGRRIPSQAPGRRRKSRPRLMMRINAKTLSRDSWSWRKYGQKPIKGSPYPRNYYRCSTLKACSARKQVELSQDNPEEYIVSYIGDHIHARPTTRRSLAGTARNPPPAAPTSVTDLSPTTPLTAHYNNKTQKPDTENENENSEPMFEDEEEEEEEADILTTNMQMSEETFMAMHVLNSRDSQPTIAEPHSPAKNSINAAGSSD, encoded by the exons ATGGCTAATGATTGGGACCTGTTCGCCATTGTCAGAAGCTGCTCAGCCGCGAAGTATCCAAAGAGGGCTGGCAATGACGGAAATGAGGAAGTGGAGAAGAGTTTATTCAACTTTGATGGGCTTTTCACTTCTGGTAATTACGAAGATGATGTAAGAAGTAAAGGCGATGATCCTTTCGACGAACTGCAAAATGTCTACAGACCATTCTACCGGAAGGCCCAGCCTGATGGGGTCTCCATTTCTGTTGCTGTCGCAGAGGATTCTGCCGGTGGGGGGTCGGAAAACAAACACCAACGGGCAGAATGTCAATCCCACCAGGAGAAACCAGAACTGCCGCAGCGGCAACAGCAGGGGGGCAACACCGAGAAAAATGGGGTTGGTTCTGGCCGAAGAATTCCATCCCAAGCCCCCGGAAGAAGGAG GAAGAGCCGGCCAAGGCTGATGATGAGAATCAACGCCAAGACCCTTTCAAGGGACTCGTGGTCTTGGCGGAAGTATGGGCAGAAGCCAATCAAGGGATCCCCATATCCACG GAACTACTATCGCTGCAGCACCTTGAAGGCTTGCTCTGCTAGGAAACAAGTAGAGCTCAGTCAAGACAACCCCGAGGAGTACATCGTCAGCTACATAGGTGATCACATCCACGCCCGCCCCACCACCCGGAGATCCCTTGCCGGCACAGCCAGAAACCCTCCACCGGCCGCCCCCACCTCCGTCACAGATCTCTCACCAACCACACCATTGACTGCTCATTACAACAACAAAACCCAAAAGCCAGACACGGAGAATGAAAACGAAAACAGTGAGCCAATGTTTgaagacgaagaagaagaagaagaagaagctgatatTCTCACAACAAACATGCAGATGTCAGAAGAAACATTCATGGCCATGCATGTACTAAACTCAAGAGATTCACAACCGACCATTGCCGAACCTCATTCTCCGGCCAAAAACTCCATTAACGCAGCCGGAAGCTCCGATTAG